The Vespula pensylvanica isolate Volc-1 chromosome 5, ASM1446617v1, whole genome shotgun sequence genome includes a window with the following:
- the LOC122629189 gene encoding trafficking protein particle complex subunit 5 isoform X3, with protein sequence MSSITISAVRPRTSILDRSLSKGKGEVSLSCFALLFSELVQYCQNRVYTVPELQNKLAEIGAEIGHRVTDLLVVREKAGIVEAVLCDCGFPAKVTAHWHKGTTYMVKFDDAVIARDKQLEER encoded by the exons ATGTCAAGTATTACAATTTCGGCAGTCCGACCACGAACAAGTATCCTAGATAGATCTTTgagtaaaggaaaaggagaggtTAGCTTAAGTTGCTttgctcttttattttcagaacTTGTACAATATTGTCAAAATCGTGTTTATACTGTACCAGAATTacaaaataa GTTAGCTGAAATAGGTGCTGAGATAGGACATAGAGTTACTGATCTTCTtgttgtaagagaaaaag CTGGAATTGTTGAAGCTGTTCTTTGTGATTGTGGCTTT CCAGCTAAAGTTACTGCCCATTGGCATAAAGGAACAACTTATATGGTAAAATTTGATGACGCAGTCATAGCACGTGATAAACAACTAgaagaacgataa
- the LOC122629189 gene encoding trafficking protein particle complex subunit 5 isoform X1, whose translation MSSITISAVRPRTSILDRSLSKGKGEVSLSCFALLFSELVQYCQNRVYTVPELQNKLAEIGAEIGHRVTDLLVVREKGGKREIKLLNILLFIKSTLWKSLFGREADKLEHANDDERTYYIIEKEALVNKFVSVPKDKGSLNCASFTAGIVEAVLCDCGFPAKVTAHWHKGTTYMVKFDDAVIARDKQLEER comes from the exons ATGTCAAGTATTACAATTTCGGCAGTCCGACCACGAACAAGTATCCTAGATAGATCTTTgagtaaaggaaaaggagaggtTAGCTTAAGTTGCTttgctcttttattttcagaacTTGTACAATATTGTCAAAATCGTGTTTATACTGTACCAGAATTacaaaataa GTTAGCTGAAATAGGTGCTGAGATAGGACATAGAGTTACTGATCTTCTtgttgtaagagaaaaaggtgGGAAACGTgaaattaaacttttaaacatattattgtttattaaaagtaCATTATGGAAATCGTTATTTGGTCGTGAAGCTGATAAGTTAGAACACGCAAATGATGATGAACGAACATACTacattattgaaaaagaagctttggtaaataaatttgtctCAGTTCCAAAAGACAAAGGAAGTTTAAATTGTGCATCTTTTACAGCTGGAATTGTTGAAGCTGTTCTTTGTGATTGTGGCTTT CCAGCTAAAGTTACTGCCCATTGGCATAAAGGAACAACTTATATGGTAAAATTTGATGACGCAGTCATAGCACGTGATAAACAACTAgaagaacgataa
- the LOC122629189 gene encoding trafficking protein particle complex subunit 5 isoform X2 yields MSSITISAVRPRTSILDRSLSKGKGEVSLSCFALLFSELVQYCQNRVYTVPELQNKLAEIGAEIGHRVTDLLVVREKGGKREIKLLNILLFIKSTLWKSLFGREADKLEHANDDERTYYIIEKEALLELLKLFFVIVAFQLKLLPIGIKEQLIW; encoded by the exons ATGTCAAGTATTACAATTTCGGCAGTCCGACCACGAACAAGTATCCTAGATAGATCTTTgagtaaaggaaaaggagaggtTAGCTTAAGTTGCTttgctcttttattttcagaacTTGTACAATATTGTCAAAATCGTGTTTATACTGTACCAGAATTacaaaataa GTTAGCTGAAATAGGTGCTGAGATAGGACATAGAGTTACTGATCTTCTtgttgtaagagaaaaaggtgGGAAACGTgaaattaaacttttaaacatattattgtttattaaaagtaCATTATGGAAATCGTTATTTGGTCGTGAAGCTGATAAGTTAGAACACGCAAATGATGATGAACGAACATACTacattattgaaaaagaagctttg CTGGAATTGTTGAAGCTGTTCTTTGTGATTGTGGCTTT CCAGCTAAAGTTACTGCCCATTGGCATAAAGGAACAACTTATATGGTAA
- the LOC122629190 gene encoding NADH dehydrogenase [ubiquinone] 1 beta subcomplex subunit 4, whose product MSGNKVYDISPEDREVKEWRASRRLELRNEYLRELQDPHRIEEIPDKGWLRFYATRVQLEHIFKQTPYNTLLMFAVVGGTLWFTGSIIKKFRDRKEHLFRTGQVSYTDRMFKFH is encoded by the exons ATGTCTGGAAACAAGGTATACGATATTTCGCCCGAAGATCGGGAAGTTAAAGAATGGAGAGCTTCCAGACGTTTAGAATTAAGAAACGAATATTTAAGAGAGTTGCAAGATCCTCACCGAATTGAAGAAATT ccAGATAAAGGATGGTTACGATTTTATGCTACAAGAGTACAGCTTGAACATATTTTCAAACAAACTCCTTATAATACCTTGTTAATGTTTGCTGTTGTGGGAGGTACATTATGGTTTACAggaagtattataaaaaaattcagg gATAGGAAGGAACACCTCTTTCGCACAGGTCAAGTCTCGTACACGGATAGAATGTTTAAAttccattaa
- the LOC122629188 gene encoding cathepsin L, translating to MKILLVFLLSAIFAVQAISFFDLVLEEWTTYKLEHSKNYISNAEEKFRMKIYMDNKHKIALHNRKYKLGQVGYKLKMNKFGDMLHYEFAQTMNGFNKSTNLQLRAERQPVGATFIEPANVVLPEFVDWREKGAVTPVKDQKSCGSCWAFSTTGALEGQHFRQTGVLVSLSEQNLIDCSGKYGNNGCQGGLMDQAFQYIKENKGLDTEKSYPYEAERETCKYNPNNSGAYDIGYVDIPEGNEKKLKAAVATVGPVSIAIDASHQSFQFYSEGVYYEPECSSTNLDHGVLIVGYGTDDNGDDYWLVKNSWDTTWGDKGYIKMARNKENHCGVATSASYPLV from the exons ATGAAGATATTATTGGTCTTCCTACTTTCAGCAATATTTGCTGTTCAAGCCATTTCATTCTTTGATCTTGTTTTAGAAGAATGGACAACATATAAG cTTGAACATAGTAAGAATTACATATCTAATGCTGAGGAAAAATtcagaatgaaaatatatatggataataaacataaaatcgCATTACataatcgtaaatataaattaggaCAAGTTggttacaaattaaaaatgaataaatttggTGATATG CTTCATTATGAGTTTGCACAAACAATGAATGGTTTTAATAAATCAACAAATCTACAATTAAGAGCGGAAAGGCAACCTGTTGGTGCTACGTTTATTGAACCAGCAAATGTAGTATTACCAGAATTTGTAGATTGGAGAGAAAAAGGTGCAGTTACTCCTGTTAAAGATCAAAAATCTTGTGGTTCATGTTGGGCATTTTCAACG ACAGGTGCGTTGGAAGGGCAACACTTTAGACAAACTGGTGTTTTAGTATCTTTAAGTGAACAGAACTTAATAGATTGTTCTGGAAAGTATGGTAATAATGGATGTCAAGGTGGTCTTATGGATCAAgcatttcaatatattaagGAAAACAAAGGCCTTGATACAGAAAAAAGTTATCCATATGAAGCAGAAAGGGAGACTTGCAa GTATAATCCAAATAATAGTGGTGCCTATGATATTGGATATGTAGATATTCCAgaaggaaatgagaaaaaattgaaagctGCTGTTGCTACTGTAGGACCAGTATCTATAGCCATTGATGCTTCTCACCAATCCTTCCAATTTTATTCTGAAG gTGTTTATTATGAACCTGAATGCTCTTCTACAAATTTGGATCATGGAGTACTAATAGTAGGATATGGAACTGACGACAACGGAGATGATTATTGGTTAGTAAAAAATAGTTGGGACACAACTTGGGGTGACAAAGGATACATAAAAATGGccagaaataaagaaaatcattgCGGTGTAGCTACATCTGCCAGTTATCCACTTGTTTAA
- the LOC122629187 gene encoding codanin-1 — protein MGEVSVCFQIDTDNRENFPSGLAFHTFRKQRDTFYEILRIWEQNHLVPGWAFQVALGGKIRTMLTLHSDATNYSHFARLFKSQLLISCIQKGQQEDIVDDDNISILKTLKHVNPQKLTQLRKRLVTPLSSQNNVYGPSFPGTQEFFRDFILHAFNPIFYTHLENCLVHEITELNKTQFIGSEIEDSETIVDEQTQRTFITCVLSLRLLAKMLGLLVSLPYRLESGASKEIITSQIEIRSSVVPSLNLQICLQNAIKEGKMSLSIPWIVKYLAMMDIVSLRLPYYKPVLELLYYIYRSVSTYDFTSSDSLMSQQTALLLKSTLNWFFELPNFPKDFCLTWQEIYQTKELKTRRQFDKMLAQTYDVLSVEPVVSVTPTKYCLDKLDIIDDAVLCKCCPITDLKLHTMPTKNIKHNTRGPNKHITPVSSQLHKFGTNSSKHLELQLEEAFFHGQPASTRKTVDFVSERVASTCVKHICNTLLATARETNLDAFRELMKKKYKERYKETQTITNGNTDISEFKSSLVNEMTLLAAAASKNLKEQCERSIPQLCENRIVKSIESLLAEDSLLPVKEMCIKIAIRIAIERINQWIQSHIVGGSLFTKDMELEINRFLRNNNTVSLMQEKVHNSAAPAPCYVIDEIRSLIWDIIDNNGKNLTITSVTLILNKLYQTLNERADLVTGPEKILYLLSVDFSLFLVAHRMDLFTQDIQKLIIKIWTINNFKIFEADTPMLRLLSPRNVMLLAQPQTDESWLMCGRFLRRLLEESVLDIEFLSDQYVALFRHDWPVPILKQLSMCLNESIAGYKSTDEKTEKVRYLLGWIAETCREIEIGDDFL, from the exons ATGGGAGAAGTGAGTGTATGCTTTCAAATAGACACTGATAATCGTGAAAATTTTCCATCGGGACTTGCATTTCATACTTTTCGAAAACAAAGGGAtacattttatgaaattttgagAATATGGGAGCAAAACCATTTGGTACCAGGATGGGCTTTCCAGGTAGCCTTAGGAGGGAAGATACGAACAATGCTCACGCTACATAGTGACGCTACCAATTATTCTCACTTTGCAAGATTATTTAAGTCTCAACTCCTTATTTCATGTATACAAAAAGGGCAACAA gaAGATATagttgatgatgataatataaGTATTcttaaaacattaaaacatGTTAATCCACAAAAGTTGACACAGCTTAGGAAAAGATTGGTTACTCCTTTATCATCCCAAAATAATGTTTATGGTCCATCTTTCCCTGGTACTCAAGAATTTTTTAGAGATTTCATATTACATGCATTTAATCcaatattttatacacattTAGAAAATTGTTTAGTACATGAAATTACAGAATTAAATAAGACTCAATTTATTGGCAGTGAAATAGAGGATTCag aaacaaTAGTGGATGAGCAAACACAACGTACTTTTATCACTTGTGTATTAAGTTTAAGACTACTTGCAAAAATGTTGGGATTACTTGTATCTTTACCATATAGATTAGAATCAGGAGCTAGTAAAGAGATCATAACATCACAAATTGAGATTAGAAGTAGT gTTGTACCATCgttaaatttacaaatttgccttcaaaatgcaataaaagaaggaaaaatgtcTTTAAGTATACCTTGGATAGTGAAGTACCTAGCAATGATGGATATTGTGTCTCTTCGATTACCATACTACAAACCAGTCTTAgaattactatattatatctatagaaGTGTCAGTACTTACGATTTTACTTCTTCTGATAGTCTTATGTCTCAACAAACTGCTCTTTTACTTAAGTCTACATTGAATTGGTTTTTCGAATTACCAAATTTTCCTAAAGATTTTTGTTTAACTTGGCaagaaatatatcaaacaaaagaattaaaaactcGGAGACAGTTTGATAAAATGTTAGCACAGACATATGATGTATTATCTGTAGAACCTGTTGTTTCTGTTACTCCTACTAAATATTGTTTagataaattagatataatagaTGATGCAGTTCTTTGTAAATGCTGTCCTATAACTGATTTAAAACTACATACTATgccaacaaaaaatataaaacataatacaCGAGGTCCAAATAAACACATAACGCCTGTTTCTAGTCAACTTCATAAATTTGGCACTAATAGTAGCAAACATTTAGAG TTGCAGTTAGAGGAAGCTTTTTTTCATGGTCAACCTGCTTCAACTCGGAAAACCGTTGATTTTGTCTCTGAGAGAGTTGCATCCACTTGTGTAAAGCATATTTGTAATACATTATTGGCAACTGcaagagaaacaaatttaGATGCTTTTAGAGaacttatgaaaaaaaagtacaaagaaaGGTATAAAGAAACACAAACTATAACAAATGGTAATACAGATATTAGTGAGTTCAAG TCCTCATTAGTAAACGAAATGACTTTGTtagctgctgctgcttctaAAAATTTGAAGGAACAGTGTGAAAGAAGCATTCCTCAGCTCTGTGAAAATCGAATTGTAAAATCTATTGAATCGCTTTTAGCAGAAGATTCTTTATTGCCTGTTAAAGAAATGTGTATAAAAATAGCAATCAGAATAGCCATAGAACGTATAAACCAGTGGATACAGTCTCATATTGTTGGTGGCTCATTGTTTACTAAAGATATGGAGTTAGAAATTAATAggtttttaagaaataataataccgtATCTTTAATGCAAGAGAAAGTTCATAATTCAGCAGCTCCTGCTCCATGTTATGTCATAGATGAAATTAGA tcaCTGATATGGGacattatagataataatggaaaaaatttAACTATAACTTCAGTGAcacttattttaaataaattgtatcaaACTTTAAATGAAAGAGCTGATCTGGTGACAGGACCAGAGAAAATCTTGTATTTATTGAGtgttgatttttctttgtttttgg TTGCACATAGAATGGATCTATTTACACAGGATATTCAAAAactgataattaaaatatggactataaacaattttaagaTATTTGAAGCAGATACTCCTATGTTGAGATTGTTGAGCCCAAGGAATGTTATGTTACTTGCACAACCACAAACTGATGAAAGCTGGTTGATGTGCGGAAGATTTCTGAGAAGATTATTGGAGGAAAGTGTCCTTGATATAGAATTTTTGAGTGATCAGTATGTGGCATTATTTAGGCACGATTGGCCTGTA CctatattaaaacaattatcaATGTGCCTTAATGAAAGTATTGCGGGTTATAAATCGACAGAtgagaaaacagagaaagttAGATATTTGCTTGGGTGGATAGCAGAGACCTGTCGTGAAATAGAAATTGGTGATGATTTCTTGTAG